From a single Haladaptatus sp. R4 genomic region:
- a CDS encoding class I SAM-dependent methyltransferase produces the protein MEPTSHDVRATYDRIAAHFAKTREYAWPEVESFLDDRVGETALDLGCANGRHSELLADHAKRVVGADVSAGLLAEARERATEREFDLDLVQCDAARIPLAADAVDLAVYVATLHHLPTREARVGSLDELARVLSPDGTALVSAWSTAHDKFDREEGFDTTVDWTLPGGETVPRFYHIYSPDEFREDLENSALKPEDVAISSGNCYAVVRGRKQ, from the coding sequence ATGGAACCGACGAGCCACGACGTGCGGGCGACCTACGACCGCATCGCGGCCCACTTCGCGAAGACGCGGGAGTACGCGTGGCCCGAAGTCGAGTCGTTTCTCGACGACCGAGTGGGCGAAACCGCCCTCGACCTCGGCTGTGCCAACGGTCGTCACTCCGAACTGCTCGCCGACCACGCAAAGCGCGTCGTCGGCGCGGACGTGAGCGCGGGCCTGCTCGCGGAGGCCCGAGAGCGCGCGACCGAACGGGAGTTCGACCTCGACTTGGTGCAGTGTGACGCGGCCCGGATTCCGCTCGCCGCCGACGCCGTCGACCTCGCGGTGTACGTCGCCACGCTTCACCATCTGCCGACCCGCGAGGCACGCGTCGGGAGTTTGGACGAACTCGCTCGCGTTCTCTCCCCGGACGGCACCGCGCTGGTCAGCGCGTGGAGCACGGCCCACGACAAGTTCGACCGCGAGGAGGGGTTCGACACGACCGTCGATTGGACGCTTCCCGGCGGCGAGACCGTTCCGCGCTTCTATCACATCTACTCGCCCGACGAGTTCCGTGAAGACCTCGAAAACAGCGCGTTGAAACCGGAAGACGTGGCGATTTCGAGCGGGAACTGCTACGCCGTCGTCCGCGGGCGAAAACAGTAA
- a CDS encoding type II secretion system F family protein encodes MGLLNFVPLVLALVLLAPVALAPISTTAYRTVTRVSLQTFGTYVRDSGRRRNRREEVLRAAHVGETYRLYASKTWVYGTLAAISGSILGVYVAGLVLATLSVSPTVLRSKLPTKLDFLADLVVVPSLSIGHLFVLLLFSSATVGLLGGRLTYWLRWEIPAYEWNTRARKIDSSLSRTVAFTYALSRSGMGMPDIMRILARNRDVYGEAAEEIAVGVKAMDLFGLDVLTAIRQMSRQSPSEKFEDFGENLASVLQSGRSLPSYLSEQYERYQRDAKAEQEAFLELLSVLAEGYVSLFVVGPLLLITILVIMGLMGIADTLRFLYLTAYLLIPLGNVGFVVYLDSITESLYISRENRTVPTATVPTVRRVSDPDAGRTVSDGGTTVSNAERLAAYDKFENVRTALTEPLRTVRENPDALLYLTVPLALLSTVVRLLPDLAAGTATIPSADDVVVQAALFVLGTYAVVQWNHRRRLKAIEAAIPDMLDRLASVNEAGMTVVESFRRMTKGDLGALNEELARMERDIEWGTDTATALRRFEDRIDTPTVTRVVSLVTNAMRASGDIGRVLRIAADDAQESKRLQRQREDEMMTYLIIIHLSFLIFLVIIGTLSAILVPALQNLPSGNAAGSPVTVGGLGNISTVNIHAYTVVFFHTALVQAVFSGFVAGKMGEGTVRDGAKHATAMLAIAYVAFLVIDFVVFS; translated from the coding sequence ATGGGGTTGCTGAACTTCGTCCCGCTCGTCCTCGCACTCGTTCTCCTCGCACCCGTCGCACTCGCGCCGATCAGCACGACGGCGTATCGAACCGTCACGCGAGTTTCCCTCCAAACCTTCGGCACCTACGTTCGTGATAGCGGGCGGCGACGGAACCGCCGGGAGGAGGTTCTTCGGGCGGCACACGTCGGCGAGACGTACCGACTGTACGCTTCGAAGACGTGGGTGTACGGGACGTTGGCCGCCATTTCCGGAAGCATCCTCGGCGTTTACGTCGCCGGACTCGTGTTGGCGACCCTCTCCGTGTCCCCGACCGTGCTCCGGAGCAAACTTCCGACGAAGCTGGATTTCCTCGCCGACCTCGTCGTCGTTCCCTCGTTGTCCATCGGTCATCTGTTCGTCCTTCTACTGTTCAGCAGCGCGACGGTTGGCCTTCTCGGTGGACGGTTGACGTACTGGCTCAGGTGGGAGATACCAGCGTACGAATGGAACACACGCGCGCGGAAGATCGACAGTAGCCTCTCACGAACGGTCGCGTTCACGTACGCACTCTCCCGAAGCGGGATGGGAATGCCGGACATCATGCGGATTCTGGCACGAAACCGCGACGTGTACGGCGAGGCGGCGGAGGAAATCGCCGTCGGGGTCAAAGCGATGGACCTGTTCGGTCTCGACGTGCTCACCGCCATCAGACAGATGTCGCGCCAATCCCCGAGCGAGAAGTTCGAGGATTTCGGCGAGAACTTGGCGAGCGTCCTCCAGAGCGGCCGGAGTCTCCCGTCGTATCTCAGCGAGCAGTACGAACGCTACCAACGCGACGCGAAAGCCGAGCAGGAGGCGTTCCTCGAACTGCTTTCGGTCCTCGCCGAGGGGTACGTGTCGCTGTTCGTCGTCGGCCCGCTCCTGCTCATCACGATCCTCGTCATCATGGGATTGATGGGTATCGCCGACACGCTTCGGTTCCTCTACCTGACGGCGTATCTGCTGATCCCGCTCGGCAACGTCGGGTTCGTCGTCTACCTCGACAGCATCACCGAATCGCTGTACATCAGCCGCGAGAACCGGACCGTCCCGACGGCGACCGTTCCAACGGTCCGTCGCGTGAGCGACCCGGACGCGGGACGGACGGTGAGCGACGGCGGAACGACCGTCTCGAACGCCGAGCGATTGGCCGCCTACGACAAGTTCGAGAACGTTCGAACCGCGTTGACCGAACCGCTCCGAACCGTGCGGGAGAACCCGGACGCCCTGCTGTATCTGACGGTTCCGCTCGCGTTGCTTTCCACCGTCGTTCGACTCCTCCCGGACCTCGCGGCGGGGACGGCGACCATCCCGTCCGCGGACGACGTCGTGGTGCAGGCCGCCCTGTTCGTGTTGGGAACGTACGCCGTCGTCCAATGGAACCATCGCCGTCGGCTCAAAGCCATCGAGGCGGCCATCCCCGACATGCTCGACCGACTCGCCAGCGTCAACGAAGCCGGGATGACGGTCGTGGAGAGTTTTCGGCGGATGACGAAGGGGGACCTCGGCGCGTTGAACGAGGAGTTGGCGCGCATGGAACGCGACATCGAATGGGGAACCGACACCGCGACCGCGCTCCGGCGGTTCGAGGACCGAATCGATACGCCCACCGTCACACGTGTGGTGTCGCTGGTGACGAACGCGATGCGCGCGAGCGGCGACATCGGGCGCGTCCTCCGGATCGCGGCGGACGACGCACAGGAATCAAAACGTCTCCAACGCCAGCGCGAGGACGAGATGATGACCTACCTCATCATCATCCACCTCTCGTTTTTGATCTTCCTCGTCATCATCGGCACGCTCTCGGCCATCCTCGTTCCCGCGCTTCAGAACCTCCCGTCCGGAAACGCCGCCGGGAGTCCCGTCACGGTCGGCGGCCTCGGCAACATCTCGACGGTGAACATCCACGCCTACACGGTGGTCTTCTTCCACACCGCGCTCGTCCAGGCCGTCTTCTCCGGTTTCGTCGCAGGCAAGATGGGCGAGGGAACGGTCCGGGACGGCGCGAAACACGCGACGGCGATGCTCGCCATCGCGTACGTCGCGTTCCTCGTCATCGACTTCGTCGTCTTCTCGTAG
- a CDS encoding type II/IV secretion system ATPase subunit, which translates to MSGLAFNELTVRARELRRTIRRTAEMLRGSTVAVDDYDPTAHGSLITFTGVTGYEEIERYWVNAPFAFVSINYDSVANEYLYHVVEPELDDFEVELLDRLFSDLRESLIYRREMGGETAEALLRDELGELLEVYGVEVDPATFFRLLYYLFRSFRGFGKLDPLIHDPHIEDISCDGYDLPIFVYHDEYNDIGTNVVYSEEELDSLVVRLAQQSGQHVSVGEPVVEATLPDGSRAELALGQEVTPRGSAFTIRKYADEPFTPVDLINYGTFGLDQMAYLWLAIENNKSLIFAGGTASGKTTSMNAISMFIPPRSKVLSIEDTRELTLYHDNWLSSVTRDRLDAGNDITMYDLLRSALRHRPEYIVVGEVRGNEAMTLFQAMNTGHTTYSTMHADSVQTVINRLENEPINVPRAMIQSLDILSIQSLTYVGEERVRRNQALAEINGIDQRTGDLDYTTAFTWNAAGDSFHKRDSGVLDGIRRDHGWTQSQLLAELRDRKLVLQYLRENGISDYRRFTAMVNEYYADPETVVSNVEHTIDSPVAEFD; encoded by the coding sequence ATGTCGGGGCTAGCGTTCAACGAACTGACTGTCCGCGCGCGCGAATTGCGACGTACGATTCGGCGCACAGCCGAGATGCTTCGGGGGTCGACCGTAGCGGTCGATGACTACGACCCGACGGCACACGGTTCGCTCATCACGTTCACCGGCGTTACGGGATACGAGGAAATCGAACGATACTGGGTTAACGCGCCGTTCGCGTTCGTCTCGATCAACTACGACTCGGTAGCGAACGAGTATCTGTATCACGTCGTCGAGCCGGAACTGGACGATTTCGAGGTTGAACTGCTGGACCGGCTGTTTTCGGATCTGCGTGAATCGCTCATCTATCGCCGGGAGATGGGCGGCGAAACGGCCGAGGCCCTCCTCCGTGACGAACTGGGGGAACTGCTCGAAGTATACGGCGTCGAGGTGGATCCGGCAACGTTTTTCCGCCTTCTCTACTACCTCTTCCGGTCGTTCCGTGGGTTCGGAAAACTCGACCCCCTCATCCACGACCCGCACATCGAGGACATCTCCTGTGACGGCTACGACCTCCCGATCTTCGTCTATCACGACGAGTACAACGACATCGGGACGAACGTCGTCTACTCCGAGGAGGAACTCGACAGCCTCGTCGTCCGCCTCGCCCAACAGTCGGGCCAACACGTCAGCGTCGGCGAACCCGTCGTGGAGGCGACCCTGCCGGACGGAAGCCGTGCGGAACTCGCGCTCGGCCAGGAGGTCACCCCGCGCGGATCGGCGTTCACCATCCGGAAGTACGCCGACGAGCCGTTCACCCCCGTCGATTTGATAAACTACGGAACTTTCGGCCTCGACCAGATGGCCTACCTCTGGCTGGCCATCGAGAACAACAAATCGCTCATCTTTGCGGGCGGGACGGCGTCCGGAAAGACCACCTCGATGAACGCGATTTCGATGTTCATCCCACCGCGCTCGAAGGTTCTCAGCATCGAGGACACCCGCGAACTGACGCTGTATCACGACAACTGGCTCTCCTCGGTCACCCGCGACCGATTGGACGCCGGGAACGACATCACGATGTACGACCTGCTTCGCTCGGCGCTGCGCCATCGCCCCGAGTACATCGTCGTCGGCGAGGTTCGCGGGAACGAAGCGATGACGCTGTTTCAGGCGATGAACACCGGCCACACGACCTACTCCACGATGCACGCCGACAGCGTGCAGACGGTCATCAACCGCCTCGAAAACGAACCCATCAACGTCCCGCGCGCGATGATACAGTCGCTCGACATCCTCTCCATCCAGTCGCTGACCTACGTCGGCGAGGAACGTGTGCGACGGAATCAGGCACTCGCCGAGATCAACGGTATCGACCAACGGACCGGGGATTTGGACTACACGACCGCGTTCACGTGGAACGCGGCGGGCGACTCGTTTCATAAACGCGACAGCGGCGTGTTGGACGGGATTCGCCGCGATCACGGTTGGACGCAGTCGCAACTGCTCGCCGAACTTCGGGACAGAAAACTCGTCCTTCAGTATCTCCGCGAGAACGGTATCTCGGACTACCGTCGGTTCACCGCGATGGTCAACGAGTACTACGCCGACCCCGAAACCGTCGTCTCGAACGTCGAACACACCATCGACTCTCCCGTGGCGGAGTTCGACTGA
- a CDS encoding DUF5793 family protein, whose amino-acid sequence MRRDYFTLNVENIDWVETDGTPQKPTVIIDFEGPSATLRERLTGPSGDLLDAGETDVTFRLQASLDDPSATGVVSVTNRTTGDFILELNEDADDVLRFIRAARAYGDETDESNGRYHVDIAINGDHVVEYDKSTFLVYNDAGNLLRQHSLIPSGVEL is encoded by the coding sequence ATGAGGCGCGATTATTTCACATTGAACGTCGAAAATATCGACTGGGTCGAAACGGACGGGACGCCCCAGAAACCGACGGTAATCATCGATTTCGAGGGACCGTCCGCCACGCTTCGTGAGCGGCTTACCGGTCCATCCGGGGATCTTCTCGATGCGGGAGAGACGGACGTTACCTTTCGACTACAGGCCAGTCTCGACGACCCGTCGGCGACGGGCGTCGTGAGCGTGACGAATCGAACGACGGGTGACTTCATCCTCGAACTGAACGAAGACGCGGACGACGTGCTTCGGTTCATCCGCGCGGCCCGCGCCTACGGCGACGAGACTGACGAGTCGAACGGCCGTTATCACGTCGATATCGCGATCAACGGGGACCACGTGGTCGAGTACGACAAGAGTACGTTCCTCGTGTACAACGACGCCGGAAATCTACTGCGCCAGCACAGTCTCATCCCGAGCGGCGTCGAACTGTAA
- a CDS encoding phosphomannomutase, which yields MNLFGTAGIRGDVVERVTPELALAVGRAAGQQGEVFVVARDGRETGAALAAAMEAGLESAGANIYRAGQLPTPALAFASQGRRGVMLTASHNPPTDNGIKLFHDGQEYDRTAERAVETGVEDELPPRPWDEWGESAREDVLHTYRKAVMVYAREYGAPLNGVRVAVDCGNGMASVATPQVLRALGAQVISLNANVDGHFPGRPSKPTPETLTDLRSFVAADDFEFGLAHDGDSDRIVVVNADGEVVHEDTVVAILAEHYTRDSEADDPVVVTTPNASARIDERVREAGGRVERVRLGSLHEGIASALEDGDEGTEVVFAAEPWKHIHTGFGGWIDGVVSAAVLSRLIADAGGIEPLRSDVTERPYRKVSVDCPDDAKTGTMERVETTLPEQFPEATVETEYGVRAELSDGSWVLVRPSGTEPYVRIYAESEDVDDLVARTKNIVTNAVSSVKK from the coding sequence ATGAACTTGTTCGGAACTGCGGGTATCCGCGGTGATGTCGTCGAGCGGGTAACCCCCGAACTCGCGCTCGCCGTCGGACGGGCCGCTGGACAACAGGGAGAGGTGTTCGTCGTCGCCCGCGACGGACGGGAGACCGGCGCGGCACTGGCCGCCGCGATGGAAGCCGGGTTGGAAAGTGCCGGGGCGAACATCTACCGTGCGGGTCAGCTTCCGACACCCGCGCTCGCGTTCGCGTCGCAGGGTCGTCGTGGCGTCATGCTCACGGCGAGCCACAACCCCCCGACAGACAACGGTATCAAACTCTTTCACGACGGGCAGGAGTACGATCGCACCGCCGAGCGGGCCGTCGAAACCGGCGTCGAAGACGAACTACCGCCTCGTCCGTGGGACGAGTGGGGGGAGAGCGCCCGAGAGGACGTTCTCCACACGTACCGGAAGGCGGTTATGGTGTACGCGCGGGAGTACGGTGCACCGCTGAACGGCGTCCGCGTCGCCGTCGATTGTGGCAACGGGATGGCGAGCGTGGCGACGCCCCAGGTCCTCCGAGCACTGGGGGCACAAGTCATCTCGCTCAACGCGAACGTGGACGGACACTTCCCCGGTCGCCCGAGCAAACCGACACCCGAGACGCTGACTGACCTCCGTTCGTTCGTCGCCGCCGACGATTTCGAGTTCGGACTGGCCCACGACGGGGATTCGGACCGGATCGTCGTCGTCAACGCGGACGGCGAGGTCGTCCACGAGGACACCGTCGTCGCAATCCTCGCGGAACACTACACGAGGGACAGCGAGGCAGACGACCCGGTGGTCGTGACGACGCCAAACGCCTCGGCGCGAATCGACGAGCGCGTTCGCGAGGCCGGAGGCCGCGTCGAACGCGTCCGACTCGGATCGCTTCACGAGGGAATCGCATCGGCGCTCGAAGACGGAGACGAGGGCACCGAAGTCGTGTTCGCCGCCGAACCGTGGAAGCACATTCACACCGGGTTCGGCGGATGGATCGACGGCGTGGTGAGCGCGGCGGTGCTCTCTCGACTCATCGCGGACGCCGGAGGCATCGAACCGCTCCGTTCCGACGTGACCGAGCGCCCGTATCGAAAGGTGAGCGTCGATTGTCCCGACGACGCGAAGACGGGAACGATGGAACGGGTCGAGACGACGCTCCCCGAACAGTTCCCCGAGGCCACCGTCGAGACGGAGTACGGGGTTCGTGCGGAGCTTTCTGACGGCTCGTGGGTCCTCGTCCGACCGAGCGGCACCGAGCCGTACGTCAGAATTTACGCCGAAAGCGAGGACGTGGACGACCTCGTCGCCCGAACAAAGAATATCGTAACGAACGCCGTATCGAGTGTAAAAAAGTAA
- a CDS encoding BMP family protein, giving the protein MTDIDKRRRTVMKVGGTVGIAGLAGCISSPSDGNGDGDGDTSSDGGSGDGTSTGTDGNSDGGKDTNVGMVYATGGLGDNSFNDMANKGIKQAKQEFGVQFQNAEPDSPSDVENLQRQFAQSSSPNYDLICCIGYVQTNSLIKNAGQYPDQDFMLVDSVAEKDNGDLVKNVANYTFKEQQGSFLVGNLAGQLTQMDFSAGKGSTNPDKKVVGFVGGKEVPLIKKFEAGYKAGVARASEDIEVKTAYAGTYSDPVKGKEAAISMYESGADIVYHAAGGTGNGVFKAANQKGRFAIGVDSDQSKAKGTAKFSPVILASMVKKVDEAVYRCTKHVMNGKFKGGQVNTLGLKDGGVEAVYGADLGSKIPQDVKDKVDESRKAIVNGDIEVPTKPKQ; this is encoded by the coding sequence ATGACGGACATTGACAAACGGCGTCGAACGGTGATGAAAGTAGGCGGTACCGTCGGCATCGCCGGACTTGCTGGTTGTATCAGTAGCCCCAGTGACGGCAATGGCGACGGTGACGGCGACACCAGCAGTGACGGCGGGAGCGGGGACGGCACCTCGACGGGGACCGACGGGAACTCCGACGGCGGCAAGGACACCAACGTCGGGATGGTCTACGCGACGGGCGGTCTCGGGGACAACTCGTTCAACGACATGGCGAACAAGGGAATCAAACAGGCGAAACAGGAGTTCGGCGTTCAGTTCCAGAACGCGGAACCCGACTCGCCGAGCGACGTGGAGAACCTCCAGCGTCAGTTCGCCCAGTCCAGCAGCCCGAACTACGACCTCATCTGCTGTATCGGCTACGTCCAGACGAACTCCTTGATCAAGAACGCCGGTCAGTACCCCGACCAGGACTTCATGCTCGTGGACAGCGTGGCGGAGAAGGACAACGGAGACCTCGTGAAGAACGTCGCGAACTACACCTTCAAGGAACAACAGGGCTCGTTCCTCGTCGGCAACCTCGCCGGACAGTTGACCCAGATGGACTTCAGCGCCGGTAAAGGTTCGACGAACCCCGACAAGAAAGTCGTCGGCTTCGTCGGCGGGAAGGAAGTTCCGCTCATCAAGAAGTTCGAGGCAGGCTACAAGGCCGGTGTCGCACGCGCGAGCGAGGACATCGAGGTCAAAACGGCGTACGCCGGTACGTACAGCGACCCGGTTAAGGGGAAGGAAGCGGCGATTTCGATGTACGAGAGCGGTGCGGACATCGTCTACCACGCGGCAGGAGGCACCGGAAACGGTGTGTTCAAAGCCGCGAACCAGAAGGGTCGGTTCGCCATCGGTGTCGACAGCGACCAGTCGAAGGCGAAGGGGACGGCGAAGTTCAGCCCCGTCATCCTCGCCAGCATGGTGAAGAAAGTGGACGAGGCGGTTTACCGCTGCACGAAGCACGTCATGAACGGGAAGTTCAAGGGCGGCCAAGTCAACACCCTCGGCCTGAAAGATGGCGGCGTCGAAGCCGTGTACGGCGCGGACCTCGGTTCGAAGATTCCACAGGACGTCAAGGACAAAGTGGACGAATCGCGCAAAGCAATCGTCAACGGCGACATCGAAGTCCCGACGAAGCCGAAACAGTAA